The following nucleotide sequence is from Azoarcus sp. CIB.
CGACTTCCCAGGGGATCATCGCGCCGTCGATCACGCCCTTGGCGAGGCTCTCGGTGACCATCGGCACCGGCATCGGTACCGGGGTGGCGCCCAGCGCCGCGACCATCTTGGTCGCCAGTCGCGTCGGCGCGCGCAGCTTCAGTCCTGCGAGGTCGTCGATCGTCTTGACCTGCTTCTTCGTCGTGTGCAGCGCCATGCCCGAGATGACGTGGAACACCAGCGGGCGCACACCCTTGAATTCCGCGGTGGCATTCTTCGTCGCGTAGGTCCACAGCGCGCGGCTGGACTTCTCGCCCGAGCTGCCCATGAAGGGCAGTTCGAACACCTCCGAGACGAGGAAGCGGCCCGCCTGGTAGCCGGGCACCGCCCAGACGATGTCGGCGACGCCGTCCTTGGCCTGGTCGAAGAGCTGCGGCGGCGTGCCGCCCATCTGCATCGCGGGGTAGATCTGGCACTTCAGGCGCCCGCCCGATTCGGCGCCGATCTTGGCGCACCAGGGTTCGAGGAACTTGACCTGAGTGTTCGATGACGGTGGCAGGAAGTGATGCACGCGCAGCGTCACGACCTTGTCCGACTGGGCCTGGGCGGCGCCGCCCGCGAGCAGCAGGGCGGCCAGCAGCGGCTTGAGCAGTTTTCCGGTGTTCATTCGCGTCTCCTCTTTGTAATGGAAGGCCGGCCTCGGCTTGTCAGCCGCCGAAGGTCCGGACCAGGTAAAGCGATATGGCGGGAAAGAACAGCAGCAGTGTGATGCGCACGACGTCCGATGCGAGGAAGGGCATCACCCCGCGGAAGGTGTCGGTGAGCGGCACGTCCTTGGCGGCCTTGTTGATGATGTAGATGTTCATGCCGACCGGCGGATGCACGAGGCCGATCTCGACCACCATCAGCACCAGGATGCCGAACCAGATCGACTTCTCGTCCGGGGTCAGGCCCCAGAACTCCAGCCCCATCACCATCGGATAGAAGATGGGGATAGTCAGCAGGATCATCGCCAGCGCATCCATGACGCAGCCGAGGAAGACGTAGATCAGCAGGATCGCGGTGAGCACCAGCAGCGGGGACAGGCCGCTGTCCTTGACCCAGTTCGCGAGCTCGGCCGGCATCTGCGTGAGCGCAAGGCCGGTGTTGAGCATGTCGGCGCCGAGCAGCACGAGGAAGATCATCGCGGTGGCCTCGGCGGCCCCGAGCACGCTCTCCCGGATGCCTTCGGCACGCATGCCGCCGGTGACGACCGCGAGGATGCCGCAGGCCGCGGCGCCGATCGAGGCCGCCTCGGTCGGGTTGGCCCAGCCGCCGTAGATGCCGACGATGACGACGAGGAAGATCAGGGCGACCGGCGTGACGTTGGCGATCGAGCGCAGCTTCTCCGCCAGCGGCACGTGGGGGCCGGCCGGACCGGCCTCGGGCTTGAGCGTGACGATGATACGGATCACCAGCATGTAGCCAAGCATGGCAATCAGGCCCGGCAGCACCGCGGCCATGAAGAGCTTGCCGATCGACTCCTGCGTGAGCACCGCGTAGATGACCAGCGGCACCGAGGGCGGGATCAGGATGCCGAGCGTGCCGCCGGCAGCCAGGGCGCCCGTCGCCAATGCACCCGAGTAGTTGTAGCGCTTGAGCTCCGGCAGCGCGACCTGGCCCATCGTCGCCGCGGTCGCGAGCGAGGAGCCGCAGATGGCGCCGAAGCCCGCACAAGCGCCGGTCGAGGCGATCGCGACGCCCCCGCGCCAGTGCCCGACCAGCGAGCTCACGCAGCGGAACAGCGCGCGCGACAGGCCGCCGTGGGTCGCGAACTGGCCCATCAGCAGGAACATCGGGATGACGGCCAGATCGTAGTTGGAGAGCCGCGCATAGGCGAGGTTCTTCAGCGTGTTGAGGAAGGGATTGATTTCGCCCCCCATCATCGTCAGGTAGCCCGCTGCGCCGACGAGGAACATCGTGATGCCGATATGCACGCGCAGCACCAGCAGCACCAGCAGCACCGCGAACATCGTCGCGCCGATCGCAATACCGCTCATTTTTCACCTCCGATCATGACGCGGAAGCGACGGCCCGCGGTGTACAGGCTGGTCGCTGCGAACAGCACGAAGGCCGGCACGATCAGCGCGATCGAGATCCAGCCCGGCCAGCCCAGCATCAGCGAGGCCTCGCCCGATTCGTAGGACGACACGGCCGCGACGCCTGTCCGCCACGCGATGAGCAGCGCAACGGCACCCATCAGCAGCGCCGCGAAGCCGTCGAGGAAGGCGCGCCCGCGCTGCGGCAGCCAGTGTGTGAAGAAGTCGACGCGCACGTGGCCGTCGACCATCTGGCAGTACGAGAAGAAGGTCGCCGACGCCACGGCCGCGCCCATCTGCAAGACCTCGAAATCGCCCGGCACGGGCAGTGCGAACAGCTTGCGCCCGACGATGGACACGAGGGACATGCCGATCAGCAGCATGAAGATCGTTCCCCCCATCAGCGCGGATACGCGGCTCGCCGCGTACAGGCGGCGGCCCCACGGCCCGTGCGGCAAGGCTTCAGGGTGTGCGACATGCTTGATCGAACCGGGTTCGAGCTGGACGCCGGCGTCCTCATTCACGCCCTCCTCCTGCTCTGCGCTTGTGGCGCCGCACACCTTGGCGGGCCGCAGCCCGGCGGCGCTGGCCGCGTTCAGGCTCACTACGCTTGCATGCATGGTTTGTCTCCTCCTCGTGCGTTCAACTGGTTGAACGTTCACTCATTAGACATGCCGAGAAAATGGGAGCGTGCGGCGGGCGCCGTACGACGCCCGCCGCGATCCCTTGCCAGGCTCAGACGGCCTGTTCCTGCTCCCAGGCGGAGAGGGTCTGCCGGGCGATAATGAGCTGCTGCACCTCGGTCGCCCCCTCGTAGATGCGCAGCGCGCGGATCTCGCGGTACAGGCGTTCGACCGGGTGCTCGCTGACGACACCGCAGCCGCCCCACAACTGCACGGCGGCATCGATGACCTGCTGCGCGGTCTCGGTGGAGGTCATCTTGGCCATCGCCGCGGCGCCGGTGATGTTCTTGCCCTGGTCGCGCATCCACGCGGCGCGGTAGGTCAGGAGCGCGGCGGTGTCGACGTGGGTCGCCATCTGCGCGAGCTTGGCCTGCGTGATCTGGAAGTCCGCGAGTTTCTTGCCGAACATGTCGCGCGTGGTCGCACGGCGCAGGCCTTCGTCGAGCGCGCGGCGCGCGAAGCCGAGCGCGGCGGCGGCGACGGAAGTACGGAAGATGTCCAGCGTCTGCATCGCGACCTTGAAGCCCTGCCCCGGCGCTCCCAGCAGGTTTGCTGCGGGCACGCGACAGCCGGTGAAGCGCAGGCGTGCCAGCGGATGCGGGGCGATCACGTCGATGCGCTCGGCGATCTCGAAGCCGGGCAGATTCGCCTCCACGATGAAGGCCGACAGCCCGCGTGCGCCCGGCGCCTCGCCCGTGCGGGCGAACACGACATAGAAGTCGGCGATGCCGCCGTTGGAGATCCACGTCTTCTCGCCGTCGAGCACGTAGTCATTGCCGTCGCGACGCGCGCTGCACGCCATCGCCGCGACGTCGGAACCGGAATCCGGCTCGGACAGCGCGAAGGCGGGGATTGCACGGCCGGCAGCAACTTCGCTCAGGTACTTGCGCTTCTGCGCATCGGTGCCGTGCAGCGTGATCGCCCCCGAGCCCAGCCCCTGCATGCCCAAGGCGAAGTCGGCGAGACCGGAATGGCGTGCCAGCGTCTCGCGCAGCAGACACACGGCGCGCGTGTCGATGGTGTCGTGCCGGCCGCCGTAGGCAGTGCCGCCGACCATGTAGCGCAACCAGCCGTCAGCACCGAGTTTGCGCACCAGCTCACGGCAGGCGTCGTCCAGGTCCCCGTGCGGGTGGCCGTCGATGTGCGCGGCGGCCCAGGCTTCAAGCTCGACTTGCATGCCGCGGTGGCGCTCTTCGAAAAAGGGCCACTCCAGATAGCTTCGATCACTCATCTTTGCGTCTCCTCTCGGGTCGGTGCGCCGGTTGCGCCCGCCCTGCTCCTTATGGTTTCTGTCCGATGCGGCGCCCGCTCGGGCACTGCGTTCCTCCCCCTTCAAGGGGGAGGTCAGGAGGGGGATGGGTTTCAGCGACGGCTGCTAGACCCATCCCCACCCCAACCCTCCCCTTGAAGGGGAGGGAGTTGCCGTACCAATAACTCCGTCGCCCCCTTGCGGGCTGCCTCACATCACCTCGCCGCCGGACACCGAGATCGCCTGACCGGTGATCGCATCGGAGCCCGGCAGGCACAGCCACAGCACCGCATTGGCGACCTCCTCCGGGCGCACCAGTCGACCTTGGGGGTTGTGCTTCGCCAGCTCGGCGAGCGCCTCGGCTTCGCTGCGGCCCGTCTTCTCGCGGATGTTGGTTACCGCGTCGCGCACGATGTCGGTATCGGTATAGCCGGGACACACGGCGTTCACGGTGACGTGCTTGTGCGCAAGCTCGAGTGCCAGCGAGCGCGTCAGGCCGATGACGCCGTGCTTGGCGGCGCAGTAGGCGGTGACGTAGGGGTAGCCCTTCTCCCCCGCGGTGCTGGCGACGTTGATGATGCGGCCCCAGCCCGCCGCGAGCATGTCCGGCAGCGCGGCGCGGGTCGCGAGATAGGTGCCGGTGAGATTCACGGCCAGCATCTGCTGCCACAGCGCGCTTTCGGTGCGCAGGAAAGGGGCGCTGCCCGCCTGGCCGGCGTTGTTGACCAGCACCGCGACCGGGCCGAGGCGTTTGGCGGCGGCGGCAAAGGCCGATACCACCGATGCCTCGTCGGCGACATCGACAGCCTCGCAATGCACTTCGCAGGACTCGCCGCCGAGCGTACGCAGCACTGCGGCCCGCTCTTCGAGCTGCCCGCGGTTGCGTCCCATAAGCGTGAGGCGTGCGCCCTGCGCAGACAGCGCCGCCGCGATCGCGGCACCGATACCGCGGCCACCGCCGGTGATCACCACGTGTTTTCCAGCGAGGGCACGACCAGAATCTGCCGTCATCACATCCTCCACTTTCGGTTGCCCCTGCCGGGGCGAGAACGCGGCGTTTCCAGTATCTGAAGTACGCCGCCGTTCGGTGAATGAATACTCGTTCATTTTGGTAGTGGCGTCAACGGGAATTTGCCCGTTCATGGCCAAGACCGAATCCTGTTTCCGCGTGCGGCTTTAACCAGTGAAATAACGATGCTGATGCGCCGCCAGGGACCGGCTCGCCGGAAGGAAACGAGGCCGGAAATCCGGCCTCGCACGCTTTCCGGGCATCCTGCGTACGGCGTCAGGCGACCGCGTATTCCAGGTTGACCCGCTTCGACGGGGCGAAGCGCTGGCGCGAGAAAAACCGCGCGAGCGCGAAGTCGTCCCAGTTCACCGACGTATACACCTTCTTCACGCCCGCCACCTTCATGTTGGTCATGAACTGGTCGAGCAGCTCGCTGCCGACACCGTGTGCCTGCAACTCCGGATCGACGCCGATGGTGTCGATCGTCGCCGAGGTCTCGGGGATGCCGAACTCGCCGAAATAGACGTCGCCCATGACGAAACCGGCGACGCGGCCGTCGATCTCGCACACGAGCGACACGTTGATGTTGTGATTCGGGTTCAGTGTCGCCTCGATCTTGCGCGTGTAGTACTCGCGCCGGTCCTGCTTCGAGGCTACCTGGTCGATGCGGACGATCGCGTCCAGATCGTCTTTCCTGAGCACCCGCATGACCCGCGTCTGGTTCGCCATGTGTCTTCCTCCGTGGATGGCGCGCCCGGACCGGGCGCGCCTCAAGCTCAGGCCTTGACGGCCTGCTTCTGCATCAGCGTGTAGCCGAAGAGTGCCGCGCCCAGCGCGCCCGCGATCTGGCTGTCGATCTTGGTATCGACGGCCTTGATGCCCAGCAGCTTCTCGATCCGCTTCACGACGCCCGGGTTCTTCGCGATGCCGCCGGTGATGAAGAAGCCTTCCTCGACACCAATACGCTCCAGCAGGCTCACGACACGCTCGGCCATCGCCTGGCAGTACGCCGCGATCACCATGTTCTTCGTGTAGCCAGCCTTGAGCAGGCCGAGCGCCTCCGACTTGGCGAAGACGACGCACACCGAGGAGACGGCTTCCGGCTCTTTTTCCACGTCGAACGAGCGCGGACCGAGTTCGGCGATCGGGATCTGCATCAGGTCGGAGACGACTTCCATGCCGCGACCCGTTCCGGCTGCGCACTTGTCGTTCATCAGGAAGTTCGTGACCTTGCCCTTCTCGTCGCAGTGGATGGCCTTGCAGTCCTGGCCGCCCATGTCGAGGATGGTGCGCACCTTGTTGCCGCCCATGTAGTTCGCGCCGCGGGCATGGCAGGCAATTTCGGTGATCGCCTTGTGGGCGAAGGGCACGTTCACGCGGCCGTAGCCGGTGCCGACGACGTAGTTGATGTCCTCGAGCTTCATGCCGATCTTGTCCATGATGCCCTGCAGGGCATTCTTGGCCGAGTCCGGCGAGTTGTTGCCGGTGCGCATGCTGTTGTAGCCATACAGCTCGCCGTCACAGACCAGCACCGCCTGCGAGGACACCGACCCGACGTCGATGCCGCAGGTGATGATCTTGGCGTCCTTCCAGTTCTTGGTCTCGTCGTACCAGGTGTTTTCCTGCCAGCGCCAGAATTCCTTCTTCTCGGGGGCGGCGGTGGCCAACTTTGCTTCGTCCATTCCTGCATTCATTTGCGTGCTCCTCGATTCATGTCCGGTCGGTTCAGTGCAGGCGCTCGGCCGCGATCAGCGCGCAGCCTAGCGCGCTGGCGAATTCGGGCAGCTCGGGCAGCAGCACCTCGTCCACCTCCATCGCGTTCTTCAGCGACTGGACGAAACCAGGGTTGTGGCCCATGCCGCCGATCAGCACGACGTTGCCTTCGATGCCGACGCGACGAACCATCGCGCACACGCGGCTCGCCACCGCATCCAGCACCGCCTTCGCAATGTCTTCCTTGGGCGTCGAGGAGTGGATCAGCGACACCACTTCCGACTCCGCGAACACTGTGCATTGCGCGTTCATCGGGATGCTCTTGTCCGACTTCAGGCTCGCCTCGCCGAACTCCTTGAGCGACAGCTGCAGCGCGCGGCTCATCGCCTCGGCGAAGGAACCCGCACCCGCGGCGCACTTCTCGTTGCCGGCGAAGTCGATGGCCTTGCCGGCCGAGTCGGTCTTGATGCCACGACCTTCCTCGGCACCGACGTCCACCACGGTGCGGGCCTGCGGATACATGTACACAGCGCCGCGCGCACCGGCCGTCATCTCGGTGACGCCTTCGGTCGCGAAGGCGACCTGGCTGCGGCCTGCGCCGGTGGCGAAAACCGACTTCACCTGGTCGCGGCTCACGCCCGCCGCCTTCAACGCATCGTCGTAGGCCCGTTCGGCGGCTTGGTCCGCATCGAGGTCGCCCGGCAGCATCATGTGCGCCTTCTTGACGAACAGCTGCGGCTTGCCTTCCATGTCGAGCTCTTCAAGCAGCACGACCTTCACGCTGCGCGAACCCATGTCGATTCCTGCTGTGATCATCTTCATGTCCTCATCTCGTTGGCATTGCTTGTACGTGTCGTCCGCGCGCGTCGCTCTCTGCGGGGTTTGGGGTTTTAGCGCGGCGAGCAATTGGGTAATAGGTTTGCGAGTTGCAGGGCCTGCTCCCTCCCCTTCAAGGGGAGGGTTGGGGTGGGGATGGGTTCAGCGGCCACCACCGAAACCCATCCCCCTCCTAAACCTCCCCCCTTGAAGGGGGAGGAACAAGAAGCCCACCAATCAGACGGCCAGCTTGCGCAGCCCGAGCTGCTCCATGAAGGCATCGACGCGCCCCTGCGTGCGCACCTCGTCGAACTCCCGCTCGTCGCCCATGTTCCCCTCGTAGGTCATGATCGGGATGCCGGCCTTGGCCATCGCCTGGCGGTTTTCCATGATGCCGACCGACAGGCCTTCGCAGCCGCGGTTGAGGTGCATCATGCAGCCGTCGACACCCCAGTCGCGCGCGATGTTGAGCATCATCTCGGACTTCACCGAGGGGTCGAAGAACTGCTGCCACAGCGGCTTCGAGAGGTTCCAGTCCGCATACAGGCGCAGCGCCGTGTCGCGATCGTTCATCTCGATGCCCTTCTCCCACGGCACGGTGCGCGCGCCCCAGGAGCCGTCCTCCTTGTACTCCCAGGTACCTTCGAGGCCGAAGGTGTAGAGGGAGCCGATCGACACCGCACCGTAGCTCTCGAGGTAGCGGAAGATCTTCAGGAAGGGCCAGGGCGGCTGCGTGTCGGACATCAGGCGGCAGCGCTCGTTGGGCACCGCGGCAATGCCGCGCACGACGCGGTCCTTCACTTCGTCGTACAGCTCGTCCATGAAGTCCGCGCACCACTGCGACGACTTGTGCAGGATGCACAGCACGTAAAGCGAGTACATCGTCTTCTCGTCGAGCGGCGCGGGGCGAGCCTTCTGCAGCTCGCAGATCTGCGCCCAGCGGCTGGTCGAGCGCATCTCGTTCTTGATCGCGCGGATCAGCAGCTCGTCGTCGCACTTGCGCCCGGTCGCCTTCTCGACGAACTCGATCGAGTCGTGCAGCTGCGCCGTCACGTAGTCGAGCCGTTCCGGGGTGAGGTCCTTGTACGCGCCGACCGAGACGTCGACATAGAAGTCGGGGATGTTCTTCACGCGCGCGACGTGCTGGTACCACTTCGCGTGCGAGCAGCAGATCTGCGTCTGGTAGATGAAGTCCGACTTCGGCCACTTGCCGCCGTAGAAGTACTCGTCGAGGTGCATGCTGCCCCAGTAGATGCGCATGTAGGAGCACATGTCGCGGGCGAAGCCGTAGGACTCGGCTGCGTCGAGGCAGCGCTGCGTAAACTTCTTGTCGAGTGACACGCCTGCCGAATACGGCTCGCCGGTCAGCGGATAGACGTCGTCGCCGAGCGAGGTCGGGATCGCGTCGAAGGACCAGCCGGCCGCGGACCAGCGGATGCCGCCGTTTTCCTTGGCGCGGGCGTAGTTCTGATAATACTGCTCGCGCAGCTCCTTGGCCTTGCTCCACAGCTTGAGCGGCTCGGTCGGGTAAAGCGCCTTCATGTCCATGACTAGTCTCCTGTGGGGCTCAGAACAGTTCTTCTTCGCTCAGCGTCTCGAGCATCGCTTCGATGCGGATGCGGAACGGGCCGATCGGGTTCGTGATGTCGAATTCGAGGAACAGCGTCGGGATGCCGTTGGCTTCGAGGTGACGCTTCAGGTCCGGGTAGTCGCCCTCGTGCGGATCGCAGAACTTCTGCTGCAGGAAGACGGCCGCCTGCACCTTGTATTCCTTGGCCAGGTTCAGCACGTGATCGAAGCGGGTGTGCGCCGGGTAGTCCTTGGTCGGGCAGGCCGGGCGGTCGCAGTAGCGGTCCGCGATGGCCTTGACCACGTCGTCGTCGTTCTTCGACGCGTTCCAGAAGTAGCGCGTGCCGGAGCACTGGTCGTCGATCACGATGGTGGCACCAACCGACTCGACCATCGCCATGAAGGAGACGTCGTCGTTCTCCGAACCGATGGTCATGAAGCGCGCGCCCGTCGGCCGCGTCACCTTGCGCGCCGGCAGCGCGGCGAGCACCTTCTTCAGCATCTCGTTGTGTTCGCGCTTGTCGATGAACTGCACGGTGATCGACGCGTACAGCGCCTCGACGCCGGTGACCTTGGGTTCATCCGCCTTGCGGTAGTCGAACAGCTCGCGCAGCAGGCGGCGGTTCTCGTCCATCACCGCGAGCGCGTCGCGCAGCATGGCGTCGGTGATTTCCTTGCCGGTGAGCGTCTGCAGGAACACGCGGAACTGCTGGATCTCGGCGTAATGCGCCTTGCGCGAATGCGGCGACTGCACGTCGTTCGGCATCGCGACGTAGTAGTCCCACTGCACGCTCGGCACGTTCTGGCGCCACGAGCTGTAGGCCTGGCGGTACTGGATGCAGGACTGCGTCAGCGTGACGCCTTCCGCGTAGTCGAAGCGGCCCAGCAGGCCCTGTGCGAGCGAGTCGCGGCAGAACGGACAGAACATGCCGAAGATGTGCGGCTCGGTCACGTTCTGCGGCTCGTGCGCGCCGAGCACGCGCACCGGCAGCATGCCGGCCGCGATCAGGAGCTCTTCCGGCGTGTAGGTGCACATCGTTGCGACGACCTGGCCGCCGGTGCGCGCCTTCCATGCGCGGGCGTAGTCGTGGCGCTTCTCGTACCACTCTTTGAACTGGTCAAACAATCCGTCGTTCATGAACCTGTCTCCTTTTGATTGCCCCGCCCTGTCGGGGAGCCTGTCCGGCCAAGTCGTTCCGGTCCCGCCACCTGTTCAGTCTGTTTGATGCCCATCAACTGACTGAATGTTCGTTCACTCTACCTGCGAGTTTTTACGAAATCAAGAGATGAATGAACAATTATTCATTTGCATGCAGTGGAGTGCATGCGGACGTTCGCCGGCGGGAAACGTCAGGCGCGGGGAAACGGCTGCGGGGAGACCGGTAAACGGAAAGCGGGGCAAGGCATTGCTGCCCTGCCCCGCAAGGGATCAGGCGTGGAGGTGGCGCGGCCCCTCAGGGCAGGCGCGATGCGCTGCAGCGTCGGCGACAGGCTGTGGCGTGCCTCAGCCCTCCTGCTCGGGCGCCGGGTTGAAGTGTTCCTTGCCGTTGCCACAGTCCGGGCAGACCCAGTCCTCGGGCACGTCTTCCCACTTGGTACCGGGCGCGATGCCGTCGTCGGGCAGGCCGTCGGCCTCGTTGTAGGGGAAGTAGCAGGCGCTGCACTGGTAGGTGGTCATGATGGCGGTCTCTCTGTCGTTGCGGGTGGGTTCGGGCGCTCTGCGGCGCTGTTGTGGGATTGCGGTTTTTCGTAGGGCGGGAGCTATCCCGCCAAATGGGCGTATCGGGCCGGCACCGCCGCGTGGCGGGATGCGCTGCGCTCCTCCCGCCCTACGGTCACGGGGTTGCGGAACCTCGTGAATGTCATATCGGCGAGCCTGCCGGGAAATTCGGCGTCCTTCGCTCACGCACGGCCGCCAGGCCTTCGCGCACCTCGGGTCCGGTGAAGCCCAGCATCTCCAGCGCGACCGAGTTGTCGAAGATCGGGCCGGCCTGGCGCAGCCAGTTGTTGAGGCTGTGCTTGGTCCAGCGCAACGCGGTCTGTGGGCCGGCGGCGAGTTTTCGTGCGACGTCGAAGGCGGTGTCGCGCAGGACCTCGGCCTCGACCGCCATCGACACGAGGCCGATGCGCTCGGCTTCCTCGCCGCTGATCTCGTTCGACAGCAGCAGATGCAGCTTGGCCTTCGCCATGCCGCACAAGAGAGGCCAGATGATCGCGGCGTGGTCGCCGGCGGCGACGCCGAGCCGGGTGTGGCCGTCGATCAGGCGCGCATTCTTTGCAGCGATCGAGATGTCCGCCAGCAGCGCGACCGCGAGGCCGCCGCCGACCGCCGGGCCGTTGATCGCGGAGACGATGACCTTCGAGCAGTTGATCATGTTGTACACGATGTCGCGTGCTTCCTTCCACACGCGGGCGCGATGCTCGAACTCGTCGACCATCGCGGCCACGAGGTCCAGCGTGCCGCCGGCCGAGAAGCCTTTGTCCTGGCCGCGCACGACGATCACCGACACGGCCGGGTCGCGGTCGAGGTCGCGCCAGATGTCGGCGAGCTCGCCGTGGCCGGCGGCGTCCGCGGCGGGGAGCTTGCCGGGTTCGCCGAGGATCACTTCGGCGATGCCGTGATCGTGGAGTTCGACCTTGAGGTTGGTGTAGCGGCTGTAGTCCATCGTCTGTCCTTCGTCATCGTAGGGCGAGATGAAATCCCGCCGAATCGGTGGTTCCGCGGCCTAGTCCATCAGATAGCGGCTGAAGCGCTCGCGCCATTCGTCATCGATCAGGGTCGAGCGCGGCGCGCCGCCGAGATCGGCCCACACCACCGTCTGCTTCGCGCGGAAGCGCACCTGCTCGCCCATCGTCGCGGTGGTGACGATGTCCATCGAGCTGCCGCCGATACGCGCGACGTAGAGCGTAAAGGTCAGTTCGTCGCCGTGCATGCTCGGCGCGATGAAGTCGACTTCGAGGTGGCGCATCGGCACGCCGCGGTGAATTTCGGCGTGCAACTTGTAGAAGTCGACGCCGATGCCGTCGTCGAACCAGTCCTCGACGACTTCATTGCACAGCACCAGGCACTGCGGGTAGAAGACGATGCCGGCGGGGTCGCAGTGGTGGAAGCGGATGGATTTCTTGCATTCGAAGATCATGGTCGTTCAGTCCAGGATACGGTTCACGAATTCGCCGACGGCCTCGATCACGGCCGCGGGCTGGTCCTTGTGGGGGGAGTGGCGGCAGTCGGCGAGCTTGACGAGATCCACGTCGCGCGCCTGTGCGGCGATGCGGTCGATCTGGTCCATGGTGCCATATTCGTCGTCCTCGCCCTGAATCGCGAGCACCGGGCAGGCGATGCCCGGCACGTATTCCTCGATGTTCCACGCGCGGAAATCCGGATGCAGCCAGATGTCGTTCCAGCCCCAAAAGGCGGCCTCGACATCGGCGTGGTACTTGCCCAGGCGCGCCGGCAGGTCGGTGCTCTGCCACGCGACCTTGGCCTGGGCGATGCTGTCGACCGAGATGTCTTCGACCAACACGTGCGGCGCCATCAGGACCACGCCCGCGAGCGGCGTGCCGGTGCCGCCCGCGCAGATCAGCGCGATCGAGCCGCCGTCGGAGTGGCCGAGCAGGATGGGCCGGTCGAGCTGCAGCGCGTCGAGGAAGGCCGGCAGCACCTTGAGGCCCTCGTCGTGCATGTAACGCGTCGTGCGCGGCAGCTCGGCCGGGTCGGAACGCCCGTAGCCTGCGCGCGAATAGACGATGGCCTCGCAGCCGGTCGCGTCCGCGACCTTCTGCGGGAAGTCCCGCCACATCGATACGGAACCCAGCCCCTCGTGCAGGAACACGATCGCGGGCGCGCCCTCGCGCGGATGCGACGAGGGCAGGCGGACGTATTCGAGACGCTTGCCTCCAATTAGCACTTGCTTCATTCAGGTCTCCCGCCGGGCCGCCCCAAGGGACGCCTGTGCCCCCTCGGGGGGCAGCGAAATGTAGTTAATGAGCGTGGGGGCCGTTCATCTCAGACCCCCAGGTGTTTCTTGATGAGCTCGGGATTATTGCGCACCTCCACGCTCGGGCCATCAAACACGACCTGGCCTTTCACGAGGATCATCGAGCGGTCGGTCAGCGCGGTGATGGCCGCATGGTTCTTGTCGACGATCACGGTGGCGATGCCGCTGTCGCGGATCTCGCGGATCACGCGCCAGATTTCGCGCACGATCAGGGGCGCCAGGCCCTCGGTCGCCTCGTCGAGGATCAGCAGATCCGGGTTCGTCATCAGCGCGCGGCCGATCGTGAGCATCTGCTGCTCGCCGCCCGACAGATTGCCGCCGCCGTTCTCGATGCGCTCGGCAAGCCGCGGGAAGGTCGCCATCACGCGGTCGAAGGTCCACTCGCGCTGGCCGTCGACGCCGGCGCGCGCGGCCATGATCAGATTCTCCCTGACCGTCAGGTTCGGGAAGATGCCGCGGCCTTCGGGCACATAGGCGATGCCCAGCTTCGCGATCTTGTGCGTCGGCCCGCCCGTCATGCGCTGGCCGCGCACCAGCACGCCGCCGGCCTTGGGCGTGAGGAAGCCCATCATCGTGCGGATCAGCGTCGTCTTGCCCATGCCGTTGCGGCCCATCAGCCCGAGCGCCTCGCCCTTGCGGATGTGGAAATTCACGCCGTGCAGGATGTGACTGGAGCCGTAATAGGTATGCAGGCCGATCGCCTCGAGCAGCATCTCGCGCTGGTCGGGACTCTGCTCCGCGGCCGGCGCCGCCGCCGCTTCGTTCGCTCTGAACATGGTCATGTCATTCATGCTCCGCCTCGTGTCCCAGGTAGGCCGCCTGCACGTCCGGGCTGTTGCGGATCTGCTC
It contains:
- the bzdQ gene encoding benzoyl-CoA reductase, bzd-type, subunit Q, giving the protein MNAGMDEAKLATAAPEKKEFWRWQENTWYDETKNWKDAKIITCGIDVGSVSSQAVLVCDGELYGYNSMRTGNNSPDSAKNALQGIMDKIGMKLEDINYVVGTGYGRVNVPFAHKAITEIACHARGANYMGGNKVRTILDMGGQDCKAIHCDEKGKVTNFLMNDKCAAGTGRGMEVVSDLMQIPIAELGPRSFDVEKEPEAVSSVCVVFAKSEALGLLKAGYTKNMVIAAYCQAMAERVVSLLERIGVEEGFFITGGIAKNPGVVKRIEKLLGIKAVDTKIDSQIAGALGAALFGYTLMQKQAVKA
- a CDS encoding acyl-CoA dehydratase activase, with the translated sequence MKMITAGIDMGSRSVKVVLLEELDMEGKPQLFVKKAHMMLPGDLDADQAAERAYDDALKAAGVSRDQVKSVFATGAGRSQVAFATEGVTEMTAGARGAVYMYPQARTVVDVGAEEGRGIKTDSAGKAIDFAGNEKCAAGAGSFAEAMSRALQLSLKEFGEASLKSDKSIPMNAQCTVFAESEVVSLIHSSTPKEDIAKAVLDAVASRVCAMVRRVGIEGNVVLIGGMGHNPGFVQSLKNAMEVDEVLLPELPEFASALGCALIAAERLH
- the bzdO gene encoding benzoyl-CoA reductase, bzd-type, subunit O, translated to MDMKALYPTEPLKLWSKAKELREQYYQNYARAKENGGIRWSAAGWSFDAIPTSLGDDVYPLTGEPYSAGVSLDKKFTQRCLDAAESYGFARDMCSYMRIYWGSMHLDEYFYGGKWPKSDFIYQTQICCSHAKWYQHVARVKNIPDFYVDVSVGAYKDLTPERLDYVTAQLHDSIEFVEKATGRKCDDELLIRAIKNEMRSTSRWAQICELQKARPAPLDEKTMYSLYVLCILHKSSQWCADFMDELYDEVKDRVVRGIAAVPNERCRLMSDTQPPWPFLKIFRYLESYGAVSIGSLYTFGLEGTWEYKEDGSWGARTVPWEKGIEMNDRDTALRLYADWNLSKPLWQQFFDPSVKSEMMLNIARDWGVDGCMMHLNRGCEGLSVGIMENRQAMAKAGIPIMTYEGNMGDEREFDEVRTQGRVDAFMEQLGLRKLAV
- the bzdN gene encoding benzoyl-CoA reductase, bzd-type, subunit N gives rise to the protein MNDGLFDQFKEWYEKRHDYARAWKARTGGQVVATMCTYTPEELLIAAGMLPVRVLGAHEPQNVTEPHIFGMFCPFCRDSLAQGLLGRFDYAEGVTLTQSCIQYRQAYSSWRQNVPSVQWDYYVAMPNDVQSPHSRKAHYAEIQQFRVFLQTLTGKEITDAMLRDALAVMDENRRLLRELFDYRKADEPKVTGVEALYASITVQFIDKREHNEMLKKVLAALPARKVTRPTGARFMTIGSENDDVSFMAMVESVGATIVIDDQCSGTRYFWNASKNDDDVVKAIADRYCDRPACPTKDYPAHTRFDHVLNLAKEYKVQAAVFLQQKFCDPHEGDYPDLKRHLEANGIPTLFLEFDITNPIGPFRIRIEAMLETLSEEELF
- a CDS encoding rubredoxin; the protein is MTTYQCSACYFPYNEADGLPDDGIAPGTKWEDVPEDWVCPDCGNGKEHFNPAPEQEG
- a CDS encoding enoyl-CoA hydratase/isomerase family protein yields the protein MDYSRYTNLKVELHDHGIAEVILGEPGKLPAADAAGHGELADIWRDLDRDPAVSVIVVRGQDKGFSAGGTLDLVAAMVDEFEHRARVWKEARDIVYNMINCSKVIVSAINGPAVGGGLAVALLADISIAAKNARLIDGHTRLGVAAGDHAAIIWPLLCGMAKAKLHLLLSNEISGEEAERIGLVSMAVEAEVLRDTAFDVARKLAAGPQTALRWTKHSLNNWLRQAGPIFDNSVALEMLGFTGPEVREGLAAVRERRTPNFPAGSPI